The proteins below come from a single Xyrauchen texanus isolate HMW12.3.18 chromosome 3, RBS_HiC_50CHRs, whole genome shotgun sequence genomic window:
- the si:ch211-108c6.2 gene encoding microtubule-associated protein futsch, protein MGQNQGKEGELGQDNGSAEPEEKGPSPEPGGPTEEGNPSIETCSVEADEEKAANGRLDESPGRESTSPTLDQGLDSHDKVCAPTDRGLVEGGNGEKKGERESSEEGRAEPLAPQKLNGIRRSDCCTQGIWEATNSEPAHKREDMEKAEAGETTDFESKLEDHLEHNRVRQHQENSGYVKDKMESVYGDENMLRSQEEDRGLEADVPNVPNINTSRILKAASDNGLTKTGPVVVTTEMLKRKDIPTPMDPEDTSHATDRLANSKVHFQVFVSPTTGDNVKLKTSAIKSQDKRLMIEPSMSSPLMNLPTETSKNITEVIQKVKDIKQENSPENPDKDATETQNTEHSFSLKNVETQGHTMTDVCRVREKALQPTDDVIKTRFTSSLWAGAELINKAVSLEREQTPEDLRPLEVASKSPQGHIESHQQIFACKFKQDEHQKEMQFDVSDLESVLTKESSLERSPAGGQKNKDGMRETEEIDNLESASKGLHCSQAMKTEIKDLSLHGTETEEGYCVTSNIASAIILDENKTLQQKYEDEKQITSSEDIMDSHPPTKSNIQATQKNEMEDSPLLEKAKVHTEKYLECFLDVINSQPEIQTFPETVKDATHKLYPEFSFSLSTVIDVDGATDQQRLNTNKVSVNMTSSERLNPSQTNQNVIKSNTDKQKETFSTSSISEHIAGPETASGLKEDRPRVTPPFSSVDKKTKVDLSGSLLLLPNESTHSIVILTDVSDQVQDICDAGVALPQSKTNTSASQDVHHSASMCNQISMQANEKHNKELNKLSTQAQIHVLTSNTEEKNSIQLNLQHATEGGSNILTTDSPAKSMETQQSSQKRHVSDMIKETIELQKRMKEWTKPMEAQVDLTLDPTQSVKVSQMKAAFDPPKQSPDKALERKTSVRKGKSSSEKNVVSAIH, encoded by the exons ATGGGACAAAACCAAGGCAAGGAGGGGGAGCTGGGGCAGGACAACGGCTCTGCAGAACCAGAGGAAAAGGGACCAAGCCCAGAGCCTGGGGGGCCAACAGAGGAAGGAAATCCAAGCATTGAGACTTGTAGTGTCGAAGCAGATGAAGAGAAAGCAGCCAATGGAAGGTTGGATGAAAGCCCAGGAAGGGAGTCAACATCACCTACATTGGATCAGGGTTTGGATTCTCATGATAAGGTGTGTGCTCCCACGGATAGGGGGCTGGTGGAGGGAGGCAAtggagagaaaaagggagaaagagagagtagTGAGGAAGGCAGGGCTGAACCACTGGCTCCACAAAAGCTGAATGGAATCAGACGGTCTGATTGCTGCACGCAAGGCATATGGGAGGCCACAAATAGTGAACCTGCTCACAAGAGAGAGGATATGGAAAAAGCAGAAGCGGGTGAAACAACAGACTTTGAGAGTAAACTAGAAGACCATCTAGAACACAATCGAGTCAGACAGCATCAGGAAAACTCTGGGT ATGTAAAAGACAAAATGGAATCTGTCTATGGAGATGAAAACATGTTAAGATCCCAAGAAGAGGACAGGGGGCTAGAGGCAGATGTTCCAAATGTTCCAAACATAAATACCAGCAGGATTCTAAAAGCTGCCTCTGATAATGGTCTAACAAAAACAGGGCCTGTTGTGGTGACCACTGAGATGCTGAAGAGGAAGGATATTCCAACACCAATGGATCCTGAAGATACCTCACATGCTACAGACAGACTAGCCAACTCAAAAGTCCACTTCCAAGTTTTTGTTTCCCCAACTACTGGTGATAATGTTAAGTTGAAGACCAGCGCAATAAAATCACAAGACAAGAGGCTGATGATTGAACCCAGCATGTCAAGCCCTCTGATGAACTTGCCAACTGAGACATCAAAGAACATTACTGAAGTAATTCAGAAAGTCAAAGACATAAAACAGGAGAACTCACCAGAGAATCCAGATAAGGATGCAACAGAAACCCAAAACACTGAACATTCCTTCTCCCTGAAGAACGTTGAAACCCAGGGGCATACAATGACTGATGTATGCAGAGTGAGAGAAAAAGCACTTCAGCCAACAGATGATGTCATAAAGACCAGATTTACTAGTTCATTGTGGGCAGGTGCAGAATTAATAAACAAAGCCGTGAGTCTGGAACGAGAACAGACCCCAGAGGACCTTAGGCCCTTAGAAGTGGCATCCAAGTCACCTCAGGGCCACATCGAGAGCCATCAGCAAATATTTGCATGCAAATTCAAACAGGATGAGCATCAGAAAGAAATGCAATTTGATGTGTCAGACTTGGAGAGCGTTTTGACAAAGGAGTCTTCACTGGAGAGATCACCTGCTGGAGGTCAAAAAAATAAAGATGGCATGAGAGAGACTGAAGAAATAGATAATCTGGAGTCTGCTTCAAAGGGTCTGCATTGTTCCCAAGCAATGAAAACTGAGATTAAAGACCTTTCACTGCATGGAACAGAAACGGAAGAGGGTTATTGTGTGACATCTAATATTGCCAGTGCAATTATACTGGATGAAAACAAAACCCTGCAACAAAAATATGAAGATGAGAAACAGATTACATCCTCTGAAGACATTATGGATTCTCACCCCCCTACTAAATCTAACATTCAAGCTACTCAAAAAAATGAAATGGAGGATTCCCCTCTTTTAGAGAAAGCCAAAGTACACACAGAAAAGTATCTAGAATGTTTTTTGGATGTAATTAATTCACAGCCAGAAATACAAACCTTTCCAGAGACAGTGAAAGATGCTACACATAAATTGTATCCAGAATTTAGCTTTTCTCTTAGTACAGTGATTGATGTAGATGGTGCAACTGATCAGCAGAGATTAAACACCAACAAGGTCTCAGTCAACATGACGTCATCAGAGAGATTAAATCCCAGCCAGACTAATCAGAATGTCATCAAGTCAAACACAGATAAGCAGAAGGAAACTTTTTCAACCAGTTCCATCTCTGAGCACATAGCTGGTCCTGAGACAGCTTCAGGTCTCAAAGAGGACAGGCCAAGAGTCACGCCACCTTTTTCAAGTGTGGACAAGAAGACTAAAGTTGATCTGTCTGGTTCCCTTCTACTTTTACCAAATGAGTCAACTCATTCCATAGTAATCCTGACAGACGTATCTGATCAAGTCCAGGATATATGTGATGCAGGAGTTGCATTGccacaaagcaaaacaaacacatCTGCTTCACAAGATGTGCATCATTCTGCCTCCATGTGCAACCAAATAAGTATGCAAGCTAACGAGAAACACAATAAAGAGCTGAACAAGCTGTCAACACAAGCACAGATACATGTGCTCACCTCTAACACTGAGGAGAAAAATTCAATCCAGCTTAACCTTCAACACGCAACAGAGGGCGGCTCTAACATCTTGACTACAGATAGTCCTGCAAAaagcatggaaacacaacaaagtTCACAGAAACGACATGTTTCCGATATGATAAAGGAAACTATTGAATTGCAGAAAAGAATGAAGGAGTGGACCAAGCCAATGGAGGCCCAGGTTGACCTGACCTTAGATCCAACACAGTCTGTCAAAGTATCGCAGATGAAAGCAGCGTTTGATCCACCAAAGCAATCACCTGACAAAGCACTAGAGAGAAAAACGTCAGTGAGAAAAGGTAAGAGCAGTTCTGAGAAGAATGTTGTTTCTGCAATACATTAA